In Armatimonadota bacterium, the genomic stretch TCGCTGCTTGGAGAAAGGTATCGGGAGCTTTCTCAGGAACAAGTCGGCCGATAAATGCAAATTCGCCGCCATCGTTAGGCCCCAGGTCATCAGCAGTTGGGTAGTCGTGCGGGTAATTGACGAGGATCAGCTGCTTCGGCAAGTGCGGCGCGAGAGTCGTAGCATTGAGTTTAGAAACCGCTAGAAAAAGATCTGCGCGCTCATAGAGCTTGAGGATCTGCTTGTTGCCGAAGTGCGCAGTCAACTTGGGAAGCTTGTAGCGCCACTTTTGCCCCTGACACTCGCAGGTCAGGCAGCTGACTGAGAGAGGCTTGAGCGCACAGTTTTTACCGGAACGATGGTTGTAGTACAGCGACGTCGGACAGATCGTGGCGTACTCGTTGCAATGAAACGCCGTCCGGAATCCCATCTCCTGCGCGACTGCAACAGGGGTACCGCTCAGCTTGAGTCGAAAGGAATGGATATGAACGACTGTCTTTCCAGGCTCAAAACCCTTAAGGAACTGAATAACCGGCTCTCTTACGAAAGGGTTTTGGAAGAACATCTTGCTTCGACGAAATTTGTCAGATTCCTCGAACCAGCTGCTCGCGGGGATAAGAAGCAACTCAACTCCAGCTTCCTGTAGTCTCGAATCCGCTTCAATATCTGCGGCAATGAAGCCAACTCTGATTCCTCTCCGGCGGAGTTCGAGGGCTTCAAGGACTGCCACCCGCTCGGCCCCGCCAGTAATGCGGGCTGATTCGCAGATGATGACAACGTTCATGAATCACTCTTATTATGGTTTGCTGGTTCACTTAACCAAGGGTCGCTTGATTCACTCCTTATGAATGAAGCGTTAGAATCACCCAAAAGGTCTTCAAGTTTGTTAGATTTGCTGGCGTAGAACCTGATAAAGTGCTTCTACAATAGAGGAGTGTTTTGGGCGTTTTGCCCATTCGATTGGTTTGTGGAATCTGGAATGAAGAATGGCAACAAACTGAAAATCTTGGTTGTCTCGAATCTGTGTCCTCCTGAATACGAGGGTGGATTCGAACTCAGTGCGCTTCGCAACGCCGAGAGCCTCCGCGCCTTGGGGCATGAAGTCGATCTCATCACCAGTAAGTTTCGGAAGAGTTTTCAAGGCGAGCGAACGGATCGCCACTTTGTATCGCGAATTTTTCGACTTTCGACGGCCAAGGACGGTTGGGCCCTCGCGTCGAGTTTTATGGATGGGAGCTCAAAGCTCGATTTTTCCTTTGGCGAATTGGCGAAGCAGGTTGCGATTCGCATGGCGAATATCGGCTCGATTCTCGGAATGCTCCAGGTCTCATCGAGAAACGAAGCGGCAATGCGGGGCTTCCTTTCTGACAAAGAGTACGACGTGGCCTATGTCTTCGGCCTCCACATGATCGGAACCTCGGTCATTCATCCGTTGATGGCCAAAGGCATTCCATTGGTCTACCACCAAGGGGATGAGTGGCTTGCCGCTTACATCTTCGGTTCTCCCGTGAAGCATGCCATCCTGACGGCCTTTGCACCTCTGAGATACCGACGCGAACGAAAGATTGACTTGAGCCGAGTAGTGACCGTTTCTCATTTCATGAAGACGCGATTCGGAGAACTCGGTTTTCCGCTGGACGGCGTTTCGGTTATCCATCGTGGATTTGAGCACGCCACGAGCCTCGTGGAGACGACCGACCGGTACGCTCCGCCCGTTTTTCTACTAGCCTCGAGATTGGCGCTGTATAAGGGGATACACATTGCGATTAGGGCCGCAGAAACACTTGACGCTCAAATGCCGGATCAGCCGTGGGAAATGTGGATCGCAGGGGGTGGAGACCCCAAAGTGGTTGCCTTTTTCGAGCGAATGATCGCTGAACTCAAAGTGGAGCACCGGGTGAAGTTGCTCGGAAAACTCTCTCGCGACCAGGTGATCCAGCACATGCGTCGTTCGACGGCATTTATTTCGCCAAGCGTGTTTGATGAGCCGTTTGGCAACACCAACATCGAAGCGATGGCCTCCGGCGCACCTTTGATCGCTTCTCGCAGTGGTGCGATTGAAGAAATCGTTGTCAACTCCGAATCGGGACTGATCTACAACCGCGCAAGCCACAATGAACTTGCGTCGCACATGAAACTGATCCTTACTGAGCCATCCGTGGCCGAACGACTTTCGCGCCGAGGAGTCGAGAGAGTTCAAAATCACTTTCTCCAGTCAGAAATCATTAGGCAAGTCGAGGACACGTTAAGGGTTGCCGCTGGGGTTTCACCTGATCGCGTCGAAAGCACTTCGGCGACGCTGCGCTGAGGGGGCGATACGCAAAAGGTAAAGTTTGATACCTATGCGCATCGCCATTTCGGGGTTCCCATTTACTACTGAACCCGGTAAGAGATATGCGGGTGTCGGGCGAAACATGGCGCGTGTGCTCGAAGAGATCGTTCGCAAAGATCGCGGAGATACCTATCACATCTTTATCAACTCAAAGGTCGATCTCGACCCAAGTTGGGAGAATTGTAAATGGATCACTTGGCATAGAGTCGAAGTAAAGGGGGTTGCCCATCGACTTTTCTGGGAGCACTTCCTCGTTGGCAAACAAGCAACTAAATTAGGTTGCGATCTAGTGCACTCTTTATTCGCCAACTTGCCTTTTGGCTGCAAACTGCCGATGACAACTCTTGTCCATGATGCCTTTCCCAGAACGCATCCCCAGTGGTACACGCCGCGCAACCGCCGGATCCTTGATTGGATGACTGCAAGCGGGTGCCGATTGGCAACTCACGTCCTGACCGTTTCTGAATTCGCAAGGACAGAGTTGAACCGGGCATACGGCACCCCGCTCGAGAAAATCACCGTCTGCTACAACGGGCCCGGAAACGATGTCCAGCAGTTAACCGAAGCCGAACTGATCTCCGTCAGTCGCGAGGGCCTGCCTGACTTAGACGTTCCGTTTGTGTTCACAGTGAGCACGCTCGAACCAAGAAAGAATTTATCGGGGCTGATTCGAGCATTTGAATCGGTCCCTCAAATCAAGCTATATGTAGCAGGCGCGAAGGGTTGGCTCAATTCTGAGCTTGCCCAAGTGGTTGAGAATTCACCAGCAAGGGATCGAATCGTCTTTCTCGGCTACGTCTCAGATGAGCAGCTTAACCTTCTCCTAAACAAGTGCAAGCTGTTCGCATTGGTATCCTTTGTGGAGGGATTTGGGATTCCAGTCTTGGAGGCGATGATCGCCGGAGCGCCGGTCGTCACGAGCCAAACGAGCTCGCTACCGGAGGTGGCCGGCGGGTGGGCTTACTACTGTGATCCAGAGAATCCGGCTTCGATTGCCGAAGCCCTGTTATTTGCTCTAGGAAATGAGGAAGAACTAAGTAGAAAAGCTGCGGGTGGCAAAGAATTTGCCACTCAATTTACTTGGGAAGCTAGTGTGGACAGAATGCACCAGGTTTTCCATTCATTGGTAGGAAGATAGAAAAGAATGTCGAAAGTTGCAATTGTTACGGGTGTCACAGGCCAGGACGGGGCGTACCTCTCCAAGCTGTTGTTGGAGAAGGGTTACAAGGTTTACGGAGCAGTGCGACGTAGCGCGTCCACGAATTTTTGGCGTCTGGAAGAACTGGGGGTTCGAAGCGAAATCGAGTACGTCTCAATGGATCTCTGCGAGTACACCAATATCATCCGAACAATCAGGAAGATTCAACCAGATGAGTTCTTCAACCTCGCAGCCCAGAGTTTTGTTGCAGCCTCTTTTGAGATGCCGATGTACACCGCGGATGCCGATGGAACCGCAGTTTTGAGAATTCTTGAGGCGATCCGGGAATTCAGCCCCGCGACGCGATTCTATCAAGCTTCGACTTCCGAGATGTTCGGAAAGGTCCAAGAGATTCCTCAGAAAGAGTCAACTCCGTTCTATCCTCGCTCGCCATATGGAGTCGCGAAGCTGTTCGGACACTGGATGACGGTCAACTACCGAGAGTCGTACAACATGCACGCCTCCTCAGGCATCCTGTTTAATCACGAGTCGCCACTGCGCGGAAGAGAGTTCGTCTCGCGAAAGATTACTTCGACTCTGGCAAACATGGCCCGAGGACACGAATCCGTCCTTGAGCTTGGGAACATGGATGCAAAACGTGATTGGGGCTTCGCTGGCGACTACGTCGAGGGAATGTGGCGGATGCTGCAACAGCCCGAAGGAGGCGACTACGTCCTTGCGACGAACGAAACGCACACCGTTCGAAAGTTTGTCGAAATCGCATCACGTTTCGTTGGGTTCGAAATTGAATGGGCTGGCTCAGCCGAAGCTGAAATTGGAGTTGATAAGAAGACGGGACGAACGATTGTCAAGATCAATCCGGCATTCTATCGCCCCGCTGAGGTCGAGCTACTCATCGGTGATCCAGCGAAGGCTGAAAAAGTGCTTGGCTGGCAACGCAAGATGTCGTTTGAGGGCCTCGTCGAGGCGATGCAGCAAGCCGACCTCGATCGAGCTGCCAAGGGACTCGTTAGCAACTAATCTAAGCGAGCGAATTGTACACCTGGATCAATTGATCCAGGTGTTTTTTTGTCGTTAGCGGGGCTTTCCAGTAGCGTGTGTACGCCTCGTCGCCGAGGATTTGCGCTTGCTCGTCCGTCATAGCAGCTAGAACAGCCGCAAGTTCCGCTTCGCCTTGGTAAAGGACGCCAGTGGCTCCGTGCTCGATGTACTCGGTCGAAGCGCAGTTCTTGGCTACGATCGCCGTTACCCCTTGAGAAATCGCTTCGATCACGGCTAGTCCCGCCGTCTCGTACCAAAGGGAAGGCATCACGACCGCACGGCTCCCACGTATCCTCTTTTGTACGTCCTCGTGCGAAAGCCAGCCCGTCAGAATCGCATCTGGATTGGCGACCAGGATGGCTTCTCGTTCTGGGCCATCACCGATGAACTGACACTTTACTCCGGCGGCTTTGGCGGCTCGGGCAAATCCGACGACACCCTTTTCTTGTGATAGGCGACCGACGTAGGTAAAGACCGGATTGCGTTGTTCAGTTTTGGGTTCTTGGTCTTTGGAAACCGGATTGTAAATCGTGGTTGATGGAGTCGACTTCGGTAAGTGCGGTTCGATGATGCGGCGGCTGAATTCGCTCACGTAAACAAAGTGTTCGAAGTCCTCGAGTATCCGTTCTTTCGCTATTCTGGAACCTCTTGCCGTCTGCATTAGCTTCATAGGCCAACCTTTGTGCGTGCACTGGCAGGTTTTGCAGGCCAGTGAAAGCGGTTGGTGGTGGCAAATCTGGTTCTTGGTGGAGATGTAAAAGGTTGTATTCGGACAGACAACCCCGAAGTCGTGAAGAGTGAAGACGAGCTTAAATCCGCGTTGCCTAGCTTCTTTGATCACGGCTCCCGTAAGAATACGCCGAAAGGCGTGGACGTGGATGACCGTGTCATTCGGCCTGAACTTGGAGAGAAGTTCACCGAATTTTTCGGCGGCAGCTTGGTTCCAAACAAACCGCTTGAAAACCTCTACCTTTGATGCGTGATACGCGTCGGACTGCTTTATCGAAACGCACTGAATGTTGTCTAGCTCGGGAGTCGAGACTGGCTCTCCCGCGAAGAAAGTGACGTTGTATCCAGCGCCTTTCAGGGCCAGCGCCGAGGTTATTGCAACACGTTCGGTGCCACCCGTTGTGCCGGCACCGTCGCAGACAATGATGATGTTTCTCATGAAGCGATGCCGATGGTGTGGTACTCCCACCCCGCGGCTCTGGCTTTTTCGGGAGCGTACACGCGCCGACCGTCGAACATAATCGCTTCTTTTGCCGTTCCGGCAAGCCGGGCAAGATCGATCTGTCGGAACTCGTTCCATTCTGTGACAAGAACAACGACATCCGCGCCTTTACTCACATCGTAGGCGGAATTAACATAGATCGCAGCAGGGAAGTGCTCTTCAACAAGATGAGAGGCAACTGGGTCGTAGGCCTGCACTCGTCCGCCGGCCTTGAGGATTCGGTCGATAATGACCAAGGCCTTTGCATCACGGATATCGTCCGTGTTTGGCTTGAACGCTAGACCAAGAAGGCCAACGGTCTTTCCCTCAAATCCGCCGATTCGACTTTCGATGCGATCCAAGAAGTGATGCGTTTGGTCGTCGTTGATCTTAATGACTTCTTTGAGGAGCCCGAAATCGTAGTCAAGACCCTGAGCGGTTGCAACCATACCTTGGACGTCCTTGGGGAAGCAGGAGCCGCCCCACCCTAGCCCCGCGTACAGAAATTGTGGTCCGATTCGCTGGTCCGCCCCAATGCCTTTTGCAACATCTCCGATGTTGGCATTACAAAGTTCGCAAACGCGACTCATCGCGTTAATGAAGCTGATCTTGAGGGCCAAGAAGCTGTTTCCGCCGTATTTGATCAGTTCTGCCGAATTGAGGTCAGTGACGATGAACTCCGACTGGAGCGGAGCATACAGCTCCTTAAGTTTCTCCGCAGCTTCAGGTCGTCGAGTTCCGATAACGATTCGATCCGGATTAAGGGTGTCCGAGATTGCGCTGCCCTCGCGCAGGAATTCTGGGTTGGAAACGACATCGAACATCTCAGCAGAAACGCCCTGCTCTCGAATGATCTGCTCGACCATATCTCCAGAGCCAACTGGAACAGTTGACTTATTGATGACGATGGTCGGTTTATCGATGGCCTTACCGATGTCGTTAGCAACCGCTCGGACTGCAGTCAGGTCAGGTGTTCCGTCGGCAGCGGGTGGAGTTCCCACGGCGATGAAGACTATTTCCGACTTCTTCACCGCGTC encodes the following:
- a CDS encoding glycosyltransferase, producing MRNIIIVCDGAGTTGGTERVAITSALALKGAGYNVTFFAGEPVSTPELDNIQCVSIKQSDAYHASKVEVFKRFVWNQAAAEKFGELLSKFRPNDTVIHVHAFRRILTGAVIKEARQRGFKLVFTLHDFGVVCPNTTFYISTKNQICHHQPLSLACKTCQCTHKGWPMKLMQTARGSRIAKERILEDFEHFVYVSEFSRRIIEPHLPKSTPSTTIYNPVSKDQEPKTEQRNPVFTYVGRLSQEKGVVGFARAAKAAGVKCQFIGDGPEREAILVANPDAILTGWLSHEDVQKRIRGSRAVVMPSLWYETAGLAVIEAISQGVTAIVAKNCASTEYIEHGATGVLYQGEAELAAVLAAMTDEQAQILGDEAYTRYWKAPLTTKKHLDQLIQVYNSLA
- the gmd gene encoding GDP-mannose 4,6-dehydratase is translated as MSKVAIVTGVTGQDGAYLSKLLLEKGYKVYGAVRRSASTNFWRLEELGVRSEIEYVSMDLCEYTNIIRTIRKIQPDEFFNLAAQSFVAASFEMPMYTADADGTAVLRILEAIREFSPATRFYQASTSEMFGKVQEIPQKESTPFYPRSPYGVAKLFGHWMTVNYRESYNMHASSGILFNHESPLRGREFVSRKITSTLANMARGHESVLELGNMDAKRDWGFAGDYVEGMWRMLQQPEGGDYVLATNETHTVRKFVEIASRFVGFEIEWAGSAEAEIGVDKKTGRTIVKINPAFYRPAEVELLIGDPAKAEKVLGWQRKMSFEGLVEAMQQADLDRAAKGLVSN
- a CDS encoding UDP-glucose/GDP-mannose dehydrogenase family protein, whose amino-acid sequence is MKVAVVGTGYVGLVTGLVLADLGNEVTCVDKDPKKVESIRAGIAPIFEPGIEEMLKRTLKNGNFAITNSISDAVKKSEIVFIAVGTPPAADGTPDLTAVRAVANDIGKAIDKPTIVINKSTVPVGSGDMVEQIIREQGVSAEMFDVVSNPEFLREGSAISDTLNPDRIVIGTRRPEAAEKLKELYAPLQSEFIVTDLNSAELIKYGGNSFLALKISFINAMSRVCELCNANIGDVAKGIGADQRIGPQFLYAGLGWGGSCFPKDVQGMVATAQGLDYDFGLLKEVIKINDDQTHHFLDRIESRIGGFEGKTVGLLGLAFKPNTDDIRDAKALVIIDRILKAGGRVQAYDPVASHLVEEHFPAAIYVNSAYDVSKGADVVVLVTEWNEFRQIDLARLAGTAKEAIMFDGRRVYAPEKARAAGWEYHTIGIAS
- a CDS encoding glycosyltransferase family 4 protein, coding for MFWAFCPFDWFVESGMKNGNKLKILVVSNLCPPEYEGGFELSALRNAESLRALGHEVDLITSKFRKSFQGERTDRHFVSRIFRLSTAKDGWALASSFMDGSSKLDFSFGELAKQVAIRMANIGSILGMLQVSSRNEAAMRGFLSDKEYDVAYVFGLHMIGTSVIHPLMAKGIPLVYHQGDEWLAAYIFGSPVKHAILTAFAPLRYRRERKIDLSRVVTVSHFMKTRFGELGFPLDGVSVIHRGFEHATSLVETTDRYAPPVFLLASRLALYKGIHIAIRAAETLDAQMPDQPWEMWIAGGGDPKVVAFFERMIAELKVEHRVKLLGKLSRDQVIQHMRRSTAFISPSVFDEPFGNTNIEAMASGAPLIASRSGAIEEIVVNSESGLIYNRASHNELASHMKLILTEPSVAERLSRRGVERVQNHFLQSEIIRQVEDTLRVAAGVSPDRVESTSATLR
- a CDS encoding glycosyltransferase family 1 protein yields the protein MRIAISGFPFTTEPGKRYAGVGRNMARVLEEIVRKDRGDTYHIFINSKVDLDPSWENCKWITWHRVEVKGVAHRLFWEHFLVGKQATKLGCDLVHSLFANLPFGCKLPMTTLVHDAFPRTHPQWYTPRNRRILDWMTASGCRLATHVLTVSEFARTELNRAYGTPLEKITVCYNGPGNDVQQLTEAELISVSREGLPDLDVPFVFTVSTLEPRKNLSGLIRAFESVPQIKLYVAGAKGWLNSELAQVVENSPARDRIVFLGYVSDEQLNLLLNKCKLFALVSFVEGFGIPVLEAMIAGAPVVTSQTSSLPEVAGGWAYYCDPENPASIAEALLFALGNEEELSRKAAGGKEFATQFTWEASVDRMHQVFHSLVGR
- a CDS encoding glycosyltransferase; the protein is MNVVIICESARITGGAERVAVLEALELRRRGIRVGFIAADIEADSRLQEAGVELLLIPASSWFEESDKFRRSKMFFQNPFVREPVIQFLKGFEPGKTVVHIHSFRLKLSGTPVAVAQEMGFRTAFHCNEYATICPTSLYYNHRSGKNCALKPLSVSCLTCECQGQKWRYKLPKLTAHFGNKQILKLYERADLFLAVSKLNATTLAPHLPKQLILVNYPHDYPTADDLGPNDGGEFAFIGRLVPEKAPDTFLQAARLAGIPALVIGGGAMEEALRKAHPEARFTGWLSDQPLKDEMKRLRCLVIPSRWRETFGLSVVDAIHRGIPVISTTNVGASEVVLESGAGLVASKVTPEALAEQMIAIDNQSTWSKMRENALTWSKSNPRSTEQYVDRLLELFEPLLA